In a genomic window of Erinaceus europaeus chromosome 12, mEriEur2.1, whole genome shotgun sequence:
- the TMC8 gene encoding transmembrane channel-like protein 8 isoform X1, with translation MLRQPSGQAPGEPAPAGEELWAEEMERLCASRSPVRELPYSMEDRRLIRRLREPEGVKTSCWQRWRRRRLVAGRRLREAAQRLARGFGLWEGALYEIGGLFGTGIQSYFTFLRFLLLLNLLTLLLIGSFVLLPLLWLRPPDPGPTFNFTLQCPSSHQSQPGSPTFHNQLWNVLTGKAFNNTYLFYGAYRAGPESISAYSTRLAYLLSPLACLLLCFCGILQRMVKGLPQKLFLGQDYRSPLSAKIFSSWDFCIRGREATTIKKHEISNEFKVALEEARRSLLVQQLSRAQKARHLFSYLWVNIFIGLLVAAAITAIFWATKYSQDYKEESLFVLLQYLPPGVIALVNFLGPLLFVFLVQLGNYPPNTEVNLALLWCVVLKLASLGIFSFSLGQTMLCIGRNKTSCEFYGYDVCDYQCWENSVGEELYKLSTFNFLLTVAFTFLVTLPRRLLVERFSGRFWVWLDREEFLVPTNVLDIVAGQTVTWMGLFYCPLLPLFNSVFIFLTFYLKKYTLLRNSRASARRFRASSSTFFFQLVLLLGLLLAAVPLGYVVSRIHSSWNCGLFTNYSAPWEVVPELVALRLPPTGQRVLHYLGSHAFSFPLLILLSLVLTVCVSQSQANTRAIQGLRKQLLWQVQEKWHLVEDLSRLLPEPFAGGSVGSESPRSRASRPRSFCPGFPCPGSPGPRPPRPPHSLTEPPELYSPSLGQRETPGPTCRFRFPSESEP, from the exons ATGCTGCGGCAGCCGTCGGGGCAGGCGCCGGGGGAGCCGGCACCTGCCGGGGAGGAGCTGTGGGCGGAGGAGATGGAGCGGCTGTGTGCGTCCCGCTCGCCTGTGCGCGAGCTGCCCTACTCCATGGAGGACCGGCGCCTCATCCG GCGGCTGCGGGAGCCCGAGGGGGTGAAGACCTCGTGCTGGCAGCGGTGGCGGCGCAGGAGGCTGGTGGCGGGACGGCGCCTGCGGGAGGCGGCGCAGCGGCTGGCCCGGGGCTTCGGGCTCTGGGAGGGGGCGCTCTACGAGATCGGGG GACTCTTTGGCACAGGAATCCAATCCTACTTCACCTTCCTTCGATTCCTATTGCTGCTCAACCTGCTGACCTTGCTTCTGATTGGCAGCTTCGTACTGCTGCCCCTGCTCTGGCTCCGCCCACCGGATCCAGGCCCCACCTTTAACTTCA CTCTCCAGTGTCCTAGCAGCCATCAGTCCCAGCCTGGCTCTCCAACATTCCACAATCAACTTTGGAATGTTCTCACTGGCAAG GCTTTCAACAACACCTATCTCTTCTACGGAGCGTACCGGGCTGGCCCCGAGAGCATCTCAGCCTATAGCACCCGCCTGGCCTACCTCCTCAGCCCACTGGCCTGCCTGCTGCTCTGCTTCTGTGGGATTCTACAACG GATGGTGAAAGGGCTTCCTCAAAAGCTCTTCCTGGGCCAGGACTACAGGTCGCCACTCAGTGCCAAGATCTTCTCCTCCTGGGATTTCTGTATCCGCGGGCGGGAAGCCACCACCATCAAGAAGCATGAGATCAGCAACGAGTTCAAG GTGGCCCTGGAGGAGGCACGGCGCTCCTTGCTAGTGCAGCAGCTGTCCAGGGCCCAGAAGGCACGCCACCTGTTCAGCTACCTATGGGTCAACATCTTCATCGGGCTCCTGGTGGCCGCCGCCATCACTGCCATCTTCTGGGCCACCAAGTACTCACAGGACTACAAGGAG GAGTCTCTGTTTGTGCTGCTCCAGTACCTGCCCCCAGGGGTCATCGCCCTGGTTAACTTCCTGGGTCCCCTGCTGTTTGTGTTCCTGGTCCAGTTAGGGAACTACCCCCCAAACACCGAGGTCAACCTCGCCCTTCTCTG GTGTGTGGTGCTGAAGCTGGCCAGCCTGGGGATATTCTCCTTCTCCCTGGGTCAGACCATGCTGTGCATCGGCAGAAACAAGACCAGCTGTGAGTTCTATGGCTATGACGTCTGTGACTATCAG TGCTGGGAGAACTCTGTGGGGGAAGAGCTTTACAAACTGAGCACCTTCAACTTCCTCCTCACCGTGGCCTTCACCTTCCTGGTCACCCTGCCTAGGAG GCTGCTGGTGGAGCGGTTCTCAGGCCGGTTCTGGGTCTGGCTGGACCGAGAGGAGTTCCTGGTGCCCACGAACGTGCTGGACATTGTGGCAGGACAGACGGTCACATGGATGGGCCTCTTCTACTGCCCCCTGCTGCCTCTGTTCAATAGCGTCTTCATCTTCCTCACCTTCTACCTGAAGAAG TACACCCTCCTGCGCAACTCCAGAGCGTCTGCAAGGCGGTTCCGTGCGTCCAGCTCCACCTTCTTCTTCCAGCTGGTGCTCCTCCTTGGCCTGCTCCTGGCCGCTGTTCCCCTGGGCTACGTGGTCAGCCG CATCCATTCTTCCTGGAACTGTGGCCTCTTCACCAACTACTCAGCACCCTGGGAGGTGGTCCCGGAGCTGGTGGCCCTGCGACTCCCGCCTACTGGCCAGCGTGTCCTGCATTACCTCGGTTCCCATGCTTTCAGCTTCCCCCTCCTCATCCTGCTCAG CCTTGTCCTGACGGTGTGTGTCTCGCAGTCCCAGGCCAACACCAGGGCCATCCAGGGGCTCCGGAAGCAGCTGCTGTGG CAGGTCCAGGAGAAGTGGCATCTAGTGGAAGACCTGTCACGGTTGCTGCCTGAACCGTTTGCTGGTGGTTCTGTTGGGTCAGAGTCCCCTCGCTCCAGAGCTTCTCGACCGAGATCCTTCTGCCCCGGATTCCCATGTCCAGgctccccaggccccaggccccccagGCCTCCACACTCCCTTACAGAGCCCCCTGAACTGTACTCTCCCAGCCTCGGTCAACGTGAAACCCCAGGCCCAACCTGCAGATTCCGATTTCCCAGTGAGTCTGAGCCGTAA
- the TMC8 gene encoding transmembrane channel-like protein 8 isoform X2: MLRQPSGQAPGEPAPAGEELWAEEMERLCASRSPVRELPYSMEDRRLIRRLREPEGVKTSCWQRWRRRRLVAGRRLREAAQRLARGFGLWEGALYEIGGLFGTGIQSYFTFLRFLLLLNLLTLLLIGSFVLLPLLWLRPPDPGPTFNFTLQCPSSHQSQPGSPTFHNQLWNVLTGKAFNNTYLFYGAYRAGPESISAYSTRLAYLLSPLACLLLCFCGILQRMVKGLPQKLFLGQDYRSPLSAKIFSSWDFCIRGREATTIKKHEISNEFKVALEEARRSLLVQQLSRAQKARHLFSYLWVNIFIGLLVAAAITAIFWATKYSQDYKEESLFVLLQYLPPGVIALVNFLGPLLFVFLVQLGNYPPNTEVNLALLWCVVLKLASLGIFSFSLGQTMLCIGRNKTSCEFYGYDVCDYQCWENSVGEELYKLSTFNFLLTVAFTFLVTLPRRLLVERFSGRFWVWLDREEFLVPTNVLDIVAGQTVTWMGLFYCPLLPLFNSVFIFLTFYLKKLVLLLGLLLAAVPLGYVVSRIHSSWNCGLFTNYSAPWEVVPELVALRLPPTGQRVLHYLGSHAFSFPLLILLSLVLTVCVSQSQANTRAIQGLRKQLLWQVQEKWHLVEDLSRLLPEPFAGGSVGSESPRSRASRPRSFCPGFPCPGSPGPRPPRPPHSLTEPPELYSPSLGQRETPGPTCRFRFPSESEP, translated from the exons ATGCTGCGGCAGCCGTCGGGGCAGGCGCCGGGGGAGCCGGCACCTGCCGGGGAGGAGCTGTGGGCGGAGGAGATGGAGCGGCTGTGTGCGTCCCGCTCGCCTGTGCGCGAGCTGCCCTACTCCATGGAGGACCGGCGCCTCATCCG GCGGCTGCGGGAGCCCGAGGGGGTGAAGACCTCGTGCTGGCAGCGGTGGCGGCGCAGGAGGCTGGTGGCGGGACGGCGCCTGCGGGAGGCGGCGCAGCGGCTGGCCCGGGGCTTCGGGCTCTGGGAGGGGGCGCTCTACGAGATCGGGG GACTCTTTGGCACAGGAATCCAATCCTACTTCACCTTCCTTCGATTCCTATTGCTGCTCAACCTGCTGACCTTGCTTCTGATTGGCAGCTTCGTACTGCTGCCCCTGCTCTGGCTCCGCCCACCGGATCCAGGCCCCACCTTTAACTTCA CTCTCCAGTGTCCTAGCAGCCATCAGTCCCAGCCTGGCTCTCCAACATTCCACAATCAACTTTGGAATGTTCTCACTGGCAAG GCTTTCAACAACACCTATCTCTTCTACGGAGCGTACCGGGCTGGCCCCGAGAGCATCTCAGCCTATAGCACCCGCCTGGCCTACCTCCTCAGCCCACTGGCCTGCCTGCTGCTCTGCTTCTGTGGGATTCTACAACG GATGGTGAAAGGGCTTCCTCAAAAGCTCTTCCTGGGCCAGGACTACAGGTCGCCACTCAGTGCCAAGATCTTCTCCTCCTGGGATTTCTGTATCCGCGGGCGGGAAGCCACCACCATCAAGAAGCATGAGATCAGCAACGAGTTCAAG GTGGCCCTGGAGGAGGCACGGCGCTCCTTGCTAGTGCAGCAGCTGTCCAGGGCCCAGAAGGCACGCCACCTGTTCAGCTACCTATGGGTCAACATCTTCATCGGGCTCCTGGTGGCCGCCGCCATCACTGCCATCTTCTGGGCCACCAAGTACTCACAGGACTACAAGGAG GAGTCTCTGTTTGTGCTGCTCCAGTACCTGCCCCCAGGGGTCATCGCCCTGGTTAACTTCCTGGGTCCCCTGCTGTTTGTGTTCCTGGTCCAGTTAGGGAACTACCCCCCAAACACCGAGGTCAACCTCGCCCTTCTCTG GTGTGTGGTGCTGAAGCTGGCCAGCCTGGGGATATTCTCCTTCTCCCTGGGTCAGACCATGCTGTGCATCGGCAGAAACAAGACCAGCTGTGAGTTCTATGGCTATGACGTCTGTGACTATCAG TGCTGGGAGAACTCTGTGGGGGAAGAGCTTTACAAACTGAGCACCTTCAACTTCCTCCTCACCGTGGCCTTCACCTTCCTGGTCACCCTGCCTAGGAG GCTGCTGGTGGAGCGGTTCTCAGGCCGGTTCTGGGTCTGGCTGGACCGAGAGGAGTTCCTGGTGCCCACGAACGTGCTGGACATTGTGGCAGGACAGACGGTCACATGGATGGGCCTCTTCTACTGCCCCCTGCTGCCTCTGTTCAATAGCGTCTTCATCTTCCTCACCTTCTACCTGAAGAAG CTGGTGCTCCTCCTTGGCCTGCTCCTGGCCGCTGTTCCCCTGGGCTACGTGGTCAGCCG CATCCATTCTTCCTGGAACTGTGGCCTCTTCACCAACTACTCAGCACCCTGGGAGGTGGTCCCGGAGCTGGTGGCCCTGCGACTCCCGCCTACTGGCCAGCGTGTCCTGCATTACCTCGGTTCCCATGCTTTCAGCTTCCCCCTCCTCATCCTGCTCAG CCTTGTCCTGACGGTGTGTGTCTCGCAGTCCCAGGCCAACACCAGGGCCATCCAGGGGCTCCGGAAGCAGCTGCTGTGG CAGGTCCAGGAGAAGTGGCATCTAGTGGAAGACCTGTCACGGTTGCTGCCTGAACCGTTTGCTGGTGGTTCTGTTGGGTCAGAGTCCCCTCGCTCCAGAGCTTCTCGACCGAGATCCTTCTGCCCCGGATTCCCATGTCCAGgctccccaggccccaggccccccagGCCTCCACACTCCCTTACAGAGCCCCCTGAACTGTACTCTCCCAGCCTCGGTCAACGTGAAACCCCAGGCCCAACCTGCAGATTCCGATTTCCCAGTGAGTCTGAGCCGTAA